In Bacteroidetes bacterium GWF2_43_63, the genomic stretch CGATGTCCAGGTGATCATTGGTGATTACAATATCAAACTGCGGAGCAAAACTGAGTTCGTATTTTGCACGATCGAGTCGTTTCTGAATAGATTCTTCCGATTCTGTATGTCTGAATCTGAGCCGTTCTTCAAGGATTTCGAATGATGGTGGCTGAATAAAAACTGAAAGTGCATTTTCTCCGAAAATTTTTTTCAGACTCACGCCACCTTTCACATCCACATCAAAAATAATGGCTTTGCCTTCGTTCCAAACGCGCTCTACTTCTAATTTTAAAGTGCCGTAATATAGTCCATCGTAAACTTCCTCCCATTCAACAAATTCATTTTGTCCCACTTTTTTTCTGAACTGTTCAATAGAAAAAAAGAAATAATCGACTCCGTCTATTTCGTTTTCGCGCGGTTGGCGACTGGTTGCCGAAATTGAGAATCCAAGCGGCAATCCGGCATCAATAAGCTTGTGAACAATGGTTGTTTTGCCTGCTCCGCTGGGCGCTGAAAAAATCACGGCTTTTCTCATACTACAGAATATTGGCCAATTGTTCCTTGATTTTTTCAAGCTCATCTTTCATCACAACGATGCGTTTCTGGATTTCAAAAAAACTGCTTTTATTTCCAAGTGTATTTATTTCGCGACCCATTTCCTGAGAAATGAAGCCCAGCTTTTTTCCTGCAGGCTCCTGATCATCCTGAGCCAATGTGTTTTTGAAATATTCGATGTGTTTTGCCAATCTCACTTTTTCCTCATTGATGTCCATTTTATCAAGGTAATAAAACAGCTCCTGCTCCAATCGTGATTCATCTGCATTCACATTCAACTGCGCCTGCAGCAGCTCCTTGTTCAGTCGTTCACGCACCTGTTCCTTGCGTTCCGGATCAAGCTTTTCGATTTCAGGCAAGAGCTCTCCGATCAACTGCACATGTTTAAGCATGTCTTTTTCAAGGATTTTTCCTTCTTCAATTCTGAATGCATCGGTTTCTTCGCATGCCATGCGAACCAATTCAAACAAAGCGCTCCACTCATCTTCGGCAACAACTGGGGTTCCATAACCGACCACTTCGGGAAGACGAATCAGAATTTCCATCCAGTTTTCCGGTCTGGCAATTCCAAGATGATCGGAAAGCAGCGAAAGTTCCTTAAAATATTTTTCAGCCAAAACTGTATTTACGCTGGCATCGGCATTTGAAACGTCTTCGATGATCACATTGATGTCTATTTTTCCACGCACCAGAATTTTTGCAGCGATATCGCGAATCTGGTTTTCACGTTCACGGTACCGGAACGGAGTCTTTACAGAAAGATCGAGCTGTTTATTGTTGAGTGTTCGCACCATTACCGCAACTGTTGAATTACCAACCGTTGCATGCACCCTTCCGAATCCTGTCATTGATCTGAGCATACGGGTTTATTGTTTTTTATTTTTCTCCAAAAGTTTTTTAATACTGTTCAATTTCATCAGTGCCTCAACCGGCGTGAGCATATCAACATTGGTGTTTAAAATATCGTCGCGCAAATTTTCCAGAAGCGGATCGTCGAGTTGAATGAGACTGAGTTGAAATGATTCCGCCGATGTTTTGGTTTTGTTTGTTTCGTTTACCGAAATGTCTGAACCATGTTCTTTTTCAAGCCGCACAAGAATTTCACCTGCTCGCTCGATGATAGTCCGGGGCACGCCAGCCATGCGGGCTACGTGAATTCCGAAGCTGTGCTCTGTTCCACCGGGCGTGAGTTTTCGGATGAACACAATATTATTTCCGCTCTCTTTTACAGAGATATGAAAATTTCTG encodes the following:
- a CDS encoding guanylate kinase yields the protein MRKAVIFSAPSGAGKTTIVHKLIDAGLPLGFSISATSRQPRENEIDGVDYFFFSIEQFRKKVGQNEFVEWEEVYDGLYYGTLKLEVERVWNEGKAIIFDVDVKGGVSLKKIFGENALSVFIQPPSFEILEERLRFRHTESEESIQKRLDRAKYELSFAPQFDIVITNDHLDIAVSEAAAKVSDFLKS